The Methanobrevibacter boviskoreani JH1 genomic interval TAATTATAACTTCCCTTTCTGATATTCCTTTCGGCATCTTATAATAATATTTCACTGGTTTTAGTGTTTCCCCGTCACGATAAAGACCTATATGACCTACTTTTGCATTGGGAATAACATTTATCACTCCCTCCAACATGCCCATTCCTGCTCTAAGTATTGGCACAATTGCATAATTATCCTCATTTAGCATGGCAGTTTCCATTTTATCTAAAGGTGTTTCTATTGTGATTTTCTCTAATTCTGCATCACGGGTTGCTTCATATACTAGGAGTGTGGAAATCTCTGTAATCAGTTCCCGGAATTCTTTTGTTCCTGTATTAACACTTCTTAATATACTAAGTTTATGGGTTATTAATGGATGATCTAAAACATTTATATTTTTCATCGAATACCTTCTTATTTGATTCTTATCTATTAAATTACATATTTGCTAGATAAATTATTATTTTTCATAAAAATTAAAAGGTTTCTAAAATCAGAAACCAATTAATTCGTATTTTCCGTATTATTATTTTTAACATATCTAATGCTGCCTAGGATATGTTCAATGATATCCTTATTTTCAGAAATTACTAATAAGTTATCATGTGTAGTTGAATTTCCTACAGAAGCCATATAATAATTATCCTCTTTATTATACCAGATAGAATCATTATTTGCTTTATTTACATATTGTGATTCGTTCTGTGTAATGTCGATTGCTCCGGTTTTGTAGGATTCAAAATATGTGTCATAAACCACGGCCTTAGCAACAG includes:
- the upp gene encoding uracil phosphoribosyltransferase — encoded protein: MKNINVLDHPLITHKLSILRSVNTGTKEFRELITEISTLLVYEATRDAELEKITIETPLDKMETAMLNEDNYAIVPILRAGMGMLEGVINVIPNAKVGHIGLYRDGETLKPVKYYYKMPKGISEREVIIIDPMLATGGSSSAAISMLKEDGVSKIKLLCIVAAPKGIETINSNHPDVEIFCAAIDKDLNDKGYILPGLGDAGDRIYGTK